GAGGCGGGGATCGTAACGCTGAATTTTGGGCAGATCTACATTTCGCTTGGGGACCGCCACGCGGATGGTTCGATTGATGCGCGCCTGTTCTGGAAGCCGCTCGTGACGAGCATCTGGATCGGTGCGATCATTATGGCGTTTGGAGGAATCGTGTCGTTGTCCGATAGACGCCTCCGAATTGGCTTCGCGCGCCGCGCGGCTCGCCTCCGCGTCGCCGACAGCCGCGCAGCGCCGGAGCCCGCCGAATGACGTGGCTTCGTCGCATTCTTCTGCTTTCGATCGTACTCGCAAGCGTGGCCCCTAGCTTGGCAAGGGCGGTTCAGCCGGATGAGATCCTGACCAATTCGAAACTTGAGGCACGCGCGCGCGCTATTTCCGCCGGACTGCGCTGTCTGGTCTGTCAAAACCAGTCGATCGACGATTCCAAGGCAGAGCTCGCGCGGGACCTTCGCCTGCTCGTGCGCGAGCGCCTTAAGCTCGGAGAGAGTGACGAGCAGGTCCGCGCTTTTCTGGTGAAGCGTTACGGAAACTTTATCCTGCTAAAACCGCCACTCGACTTGGAAACCGCTCTCCTTTGGGGAACGCCGGCTTTCGTGCTCGTAGCGGGCGCCATCGCTCTCCTGTTCAGATTGCGCCGCCAGCAGT
This is a stretch of genomic DNA from Bradyrhizobium sp. CB2312. It encodes these proteins:
- a CDS encoding cytochrome c-type biogenesis protein; the protein is MTWLRRILLLSIVLASVAPSLARAVQPDEILTNSKLEARARAISAGLRCLVCQNQSIDDSKAELARDLRLLVRERLKLGESDEQVRAFLVKRYGNFILLKPPLDLETALLWGTPAFVLVAGAIALLFRLRRQQSTPAAPLSQAERDRLAAVFDSDTPL